In Pseudomonas abieticivorans, the genomic window AAATCCTGCTTGTGTAGCGGGTCGGTATCGGGCATGGGTCAGGCCGCCTTGGGCATGAGGGCATCGGTACGAGCCAGGGTCTGCTCGATAATGGTTTGCAGGTCTTCGGTATCGATGTCCAGCAACTCGTCGCGCTCCTCCAAGACTTGCTCCAGCGCTTGGCGCACGGCCTGGTGGGTGAGCCTGCCCTGGGCGGTGGCGCTCACCGCAGGCGTTGCGTGGGCGTGGGGGTAGGGGTGGCGCGTGAGTGCATGGTAAACCAGCGCGCAGCCCAGTAGGGCCAAGGAGTTGAGCAGCACCGGGTCGAACACGAAGTGGTAACCGGCGGCATGGATCGACGGGCCGCCCAGCACCGCGGTCAAGGCCACGGCGCCTGACGGTGGGTGCAGGCAACGCAGCGCCAGCATCAGTGCGATGGTGCTGCCCACAGCCACGGCAGCGGCAATCACCAGGTCGCTTATCCAGAGTGCGCAGGTAACGCCCACCAGCGCCGCCAGCAAGTTGCCGCCGATCAATGCCCACGGCTGCGCCAAGGGGCTTGCCGGGGCTGCGAACAACAGCACGGCAGAGGCGCCCATGGGCGCGATCAACAGCGGCAGGTCGGAACTCAGGCCCACGGCCCAGGTGGTGATCAGGCTGGTCAGGGCAATGCCCAGCAGTGCACCCACGCAGGCGCGCAGGCTTTCGCGGCGCGTCACGTGCAGGGAACCGGGGACGAAACTGCGCAACCAGCGCAGCAGGGAAGGGGGCAGTGATTTCAAGGGGTGTACCAATGCTGGATTTTTTTGATGGCTATTTATATCACATCGTGATGTATGCCGTGTTTGTTTGAACAAGCGCGCAAGGCCAGGTTCAAAGTGTGATACCCCTGAGCGTGAGGCACGATGATGACCAAGGCGCTGGACGATTACGCGCGCAAGCGCGACTTCGAGGCCACCCCGGAGCCCTCCGGTGCCAAGGCGCGGCGGCGCTCGGGCAAGACCGCCCACGCCTTGCAATTCTGCATCCAGAAGCACGACGCCTCGCACCTGCATTACGATTTTCGCCTGGAGCTGGGTGGTACCCTGAAAAGTTGGGCGGTGCCCAAGGGGCCGTCGCTGGACCCCAAGGTTAAGCGCCTGGCCGTGCACGTGGAAGACCACCCGCTCGACTACGCGACGTTTGAGGGCAGCATTCCGGAAGGGCATTACGGGGCCGGCGAGGTGATCGTCTGGGACCGCGGCGTGTGGGTGCCCCAGGGTGACCCCGCCGACAGCTACGCCAAGGGCCGGCTCAAGTTCGAGCTGCAGGGCGAAAAGCTTGCGGGCCTGTGGAACCTGGTGCGCACGCACATGCCGGGCAAAAAGGAGCAGTGGTTCCTGATCAAGCACGGCGACGACCAAGCGCGGCCGCAGGACCAATACGATGTGCTCCAGGCGCAGCCCGACAGCGTGCTCAGCGAGCGCACCCTGGTGCCCCGGCACAAAGCGGCGGCGCCCAAGCAAGAGGTGAAGCAACCGGCGCCGTCCCGCCCATCGCGCAGCACCCAGATCACGGGGGGGCAAAAGGCGGCGTTGTTTGCAACCCTCAAGCCGCAGTTGGCAACCCTGGTGGACCAAGCCCCCGAGGGTGATTGGCGCTACGAGATCAAGTTCGACGGCTACCGGGTGATGGCGCGGGTCGAGGGCGATCAGGTGCGCCTGTTCACCCGCAACGGCCATGACTGGACGGCGAAAATGCCGGAACAAGCCAAGGCCCTGGCCAAACTGGGCCTGGCGTCAGCCTGGCTCGACGGCGAAATGGTGGTGGCCAACGAGCAAGGCGTGCCGGACTTCCAGGCCTTGCAAAACGCCTTCGAGGCCGGGCACAGCAGCCACATCCTCTATTACCTGTTTGACCTGCCTTACCTCAACGGTGTGGACCTGCGCCAGACACCGGTGGAGCAGCGCCGAGGCGCGCTGAAAAAATTGCTCAAGGGCTATAAGGGCCACACCTTGCGCTTCTCCGACGACTTCGACGAATCGCCCGAGTCGCTGATGAACAGCGCCTGCCAAATGCAGATGGAGGGGCTGATTGGCAAGCGCCTGGGCAGCCCTTACGTATCACGCCGCAGCAGCGACTGGATCAAGCTCAAGTGCACGCGCCGCCAGGAGTTCGTGGTGGTGGGCTTTACCGAGCCCAAGGGCAGCCGCAGTGCGTTTGGTGCCTTGTTGCTGGGTTTGCATGACGAAACCAACGGCCAGTTGCGCTATGCCGGCAAAGTCGGCACGGGGTTCAACGAGACCACCCTGCGCAGCATTCATGAGCAGTTGGTGGCGCTGGAGGTGAAAAAGATTCCAGTGGCCAACCCACCCAAGGGCGTCGAGGCCAAGGGCGTGCACTGGCTCAAGCCACAGTTGCTGGCCGAAGTGGCCTTCGCCGAAATGACCCAGGAAGGTTCGGTGCGCCACGCGGTGTTTCATGGCCTGCGCACCGATAAACCGGCCCGGGCCATCACCGAGGAGAAACCCACCATGCCTGCCGCATCCGCCAGCAAAAAAGCCATCAGCCCAAGCGACGTGCGCATCACCCACCCCGACCGGGTGATCGACGCCAGCAGCGGCATCACCAAGGGCCAGTTGGCCGAGTATTACTTACGTGCCTCGGGCTGGATCCTGCCCCACCTCAAGGACCGTCCGGTGGCCTTGGTGCGCGCCCCAGATGGCATCGCCGGTGAGTTGTTCTTCCAGAAGAACGCCGAGCACCTGGCCATTCCCGGTATCACTCAAATCGACAAGGCGCAGGCCGGCCACCCGGCGATGGTCATCAACAACGTCGAGGCCTTGGTGGGGGCGGTGCAGATGAATGCCGTGGAGCTGCACACCTGGAACGCCACCACCAAGGACCTGGAGCGGCCAGACCGCTTCATTCTCGACCTGGACCCCGACCCGGCCTTGCCGTGGAAGGCCATGGTGGAGGCCACTCAACTGACCCAGACGGTGCTCGATGAGCTGGGCCTTGTGTCGTTTCTCAAAACCAGCGGCGGCAAGGGCTTGCACATCGTGGTGCCGATCACGCGCAAACAGGGCTGGGATGAGGTCAAGGCGTTCAGCCAGGCCATCGTGCAACACATCGCCAAATTGGTGCCCGAGCGTTTTTCGGCCGTCTCCGGGCCCAAGAATCGCGTGGGCAAGATCTTCATCGACTACCTGCGCAACGGGCTGGGCGCCACCACCATCTGCACCTGGGCCGCCCGCGCCCGCGAGGGCCTGCCGGTGTCGGTGCCGATCTACCGCGAGGAGGTGGCCGAGATCAAGCAGGCCAATCGCTGGAACATCGCCAATGTGCATGAGCGCCAGGCGCAGGTGGGCGATGCACCGTGGGCGGAGCTTACCAAGACCCGGCAGAGCATCACCGCGCAGATGCGCAAGCGCATTAAAGCCAATGTGTAGGCAACCCAAGGCGTTACTGGCACTATTGCTCCCATTCCCCAGCCCGTATTCCAATTGAGCCGTTCGATGGACTTTTTAGCACACAACCATGGCTGTTCCGGCTGGAGCAGCGAGATGGCCGAACGGAT contains:
- a CDS encoding HPP family protein; this translates as MKSLPPSLLRWLRSFVPGSLHVTRRESLRACVGALLGIALTSLITTWAVGLSSDLPLLIAPMGASAVLLFAAPASPLAQPWALIGGNLLAALVGVTCALWISDLVIAAAVAVGSTIALMLALRCLHPPSGAVALTAVLGGPSIHAAGYHFVFDPVLLNSLALLGCALVYHALTRHPYPHAHATPAVSATAQGRLTHQAVRQALEQVLEERDELLDIDTEDLQTIIEQTLARTDALMPKAA
- the ligD gene encoding DNA ligase D, translated to MTKALDDYARKRDFEATPEPSGAKARRRSGKTAHALQFCIQKHDASHLHYDFRLELGGTLKSWAVPKGPSLDPKVKRLAVHVEDHPLDYATFEGSIPEGHYGAGEVIVWDRGVWVPQGDPADSYAKGRLKFELQGEKLAGLWNLVRTHMPGKKEQWFLIKHGDDQARPQDQYDVLQAQPDSVLSERTLVPRHKAAAPKQEVKQPAPSRPSRSTQITGGQKAALFATLKPQLATLVDQAPEGDWRYEIKFDGYRVMARVEGDQVRLFTRNGHDWTAKMPEQAKALAKLGLASAWLDGEMVVANEQGVPDFQALQNAFEAGHSSHILYYLFDLPYLNGVDLRQTPVEQRRGALKKLLKGYKGHTLRFSDDFDESPESLMNSACQMQMEGLIGKRLGSPYVSRRSSDWIKLKCTRRQEFVVVGFTEPKGSRSAFGALLLGLHDETNGQLRYAGKVGTGFNETTLRSIHEQLVALEVKKIPVANPPKGVEAKGVHWLKPQLLAEVAFAEMTQEGSVRHAVFHGLRTDKPARAITEEKPTMPAASASKKAISPSDVRITHPDRVIDASSGITKGQLAEYYLRASGWILPHLKDRPVALVRAPDGIAGELFFQKNAEHLAIPGITQIDKAQAGHPAMVINNVEALVGAVQMNAVELHTWNATTKDLERPDRFILDLDPDPALPWKAMVEATQLTQTVLDELGLVSFLKTSGGKGLHIVVPITRKQGWDEVKAFSQAIVQHIAKLVPERFSAVSGPKNRVGKIFIDYLRNGLGATTICTWAARAREGLPVSVPIYREEVAEIKQANRWNIANVHERQAQVGDAPWAELTKTRQSITAQMRKRIKANV